In the genome of Quercus robur chromosome 3, dhQueRobu3.1, whole genome shotgun sequence, one region contains:
- the LOC126717264 gene encoding protein HASTY 1 isoform X1 — protein sequence MEDSATNVARAIVASLDWASTPDARNAAFSYLDSIKTGDVRVLASTSFHLVRKDWSLVIRIHAFKMLQHLVRLRWEELSPTERRDFANVAVDLMSEIANACEEWALKSQTSALVAEIVRREGLVLWQELREPLFSLSGKGPAQAELVSMMLRWLPEDITVHNEDLEGDRRRLLLRGLTQSLPEILPLLYTLLDRHYGAAWSEAANQHVDIVKQHVAAVTATLNAVNAYAEWAPLPDLAKYGIIHGCGCLLSSPEFRLHACEFFKLVSPRKRPIDVSASEFDSAMSNIFQILMKVSGDFLDRSSSNAGSIDESEFEFAEYICESMVSLGSSNLQCIASDSALLPLYLQQMLGFFQHVKLGLHYHSLLFWLALMRDLMSKPKVVAHSTGDSSAVNSLSTGSGQVDNEKRKILSFVNDDICSAILDISFQRTLKREKVPPGTAFPLGALELWSDDFEGRGDFGQYRSRLLELVRFVASYKPLIAGAKVSERSIAIIKHLLLSQMPAQDLPVMESMQLALENIVNSIFDGSNEFGGGSSEVQLALCRIFEGLLQQLLSLKWTEPALVEVLGHYLDALGPFLKHFPAAVGSVINKLFELLNSLPFVVKDPSTSSARYARLQICTSFIRIAKAADKSILPHMKDIADTMAHMQREGCLLRGEHNILGEAFLVMASTAGIQQQQEVLAWLLNPLSQQWTQLEWQNNYLSEPLGMVRLCSETTTMWSIFHTVTFFEKALKRSGLRKTYSNLQNNLTSSSNPLHPMASHLSWMLPPLLKLLRAVNSLWSPSISQMLPGEIKAAMSMTDAEQFSLLGEGNPKLSKGALIFTDGSHADMGKEGYAEPNGSDDIRNWLKGIRDSGYNVLGLSTTIGDSFFRGTDLHSVELALVENIQSMEFRHIRQLVHSVLILLVKFCPSDLWDVWLEKILHPLFNHSQQALNFSWSSLLREGRARVPDVRGILAGSDLKVEVMEEKLLRDLTREICSLLSAIAWPPLNTGLPSLEQSGHASRVDTSSLKDLDAFRLSSMVGFLWTHKGLALPALRICLEAFTWTDGEAVTKVSSFSAALVVLAISTNNEELQAFVSRDLFSAIIRGLALESNAIISADLVGLCREIFIYLCDRDPAPREVLLSLPYIKPHDLAAFEEALTKTSSPKEQKQHMKSLLLLATGNKLKALAAQKSVNVITNVSTRPRNLVNAPESRSDDGEVVGLAAIL from the exons ATGGAGGACAGTGCCACCAATGTGGCCCGTGCCATTGTTGCATCCCTCGACTGGGCTTCTACCCCTGATGCTCGCAACGCCGCTTTTTCTTACTTAGATtct ATTAAAACAGGAGATGTACGGGTTTTGGCAAGCACATCATTCCATCTAGTCAGAAAGGACTGGTCTTTAGTAATTCGGATTCATGCGTTTAAAATGTTGCAG CATCTGGTACGACTGCGGTGGGAGGAATTAAGCCCTACAGAACGAAGGGACTTTGCAAATGTCGCTGTTGATTTGATGTCTGAGATTGCAAATGCTTGTGAGGAGTGGgctttgaaaagtcaaacatcTGCTCTTGTTGCTGAG ATAGTTAGAAGAGAAGGCTTAGTTTTATGGCAAGAACTGCGGGAGCCTCTATTTTCTCTGTCCGGCAAGGGTCCTGCACAA GCTGAGTTGGTTTCGATGATGCTGAGGTGGCTTCCTGAAGATATTACAGTTCACAATGAAGATTTGGAAG GTGATAGGCGTAGGCTCTTATTGCGAGGACTTACTCAATCTTTGCCTGAGATTTTGCCTTTATTATACACT TTACTAGATAGGCACTATGGAGCTGCATGGAGTGAAGCAGCTAATCAACACGTTGACATTGTAAAACAGCATGTAGCCGCAGTGACAGCTACTTTAAATGCTGTGAATGCATATGCCGAATGGGCTCCGTTGCCTGATCTTGCTAAATATGGCATAATTCATGG GTGTGGTTGCTTACTTTCTTCTCCTGAATTTCGTCTTCATGCTTGTGAGTTTTTCAAACTTGTCTCGCCAAG GAAGAGACCTATTGATGTCTCTGCCTCTGAATTTGATTCGGCAATGAGTAATATCTTTCAGATCTTGATGAAAGTCTCTGGAGATTTTTTGGACAGATCAAGCTCTAATGCTGGATCTATTGATGAAAGTGAATTTGAGTTTGCGGAATATATATGTGAGAGTATGGTGTCTTTGGGTTCTTCAAACTTGCAGTGTATAGCTAGTGATAGCGCCCTTCTTCCTCTTTATTTACAACAG ATGTTGGGGTTTTTTCAACACGTTAAGCTAGGTCTTCATTATCACTCCCTGCTCTTTTGGCTG GCACTAATGAGAGACTTAATGTCAAAGCCAAAGGTTGTTGCACATTCAACTGGAGACAGTTCAGCTGTGAATAGTCTGAGCACTGGTTCTGGGCAGGTTGATAATGAAAAGAGAAAGATCTTAAGTTTTGTGAATGATGATATTTGTAGTGCAATTCTGGATATATCTTTCCAGCGCACGctaaagagagaaaaggttCCTCCTGGAACAGCATTTCCGCTGGGGGCATTGGAGTTGTGGAGTGATGATTTTGAGGGCAGGGGTGATTTCGGCCAATATCGTTCAAGGCTG TTGGAGTTGGTCAGGTTTGTTGCTTCTTACAAGCCCCTCATAGCTGGTGCCAAAGTTTCTGAAAGATCTATTGCAATCATCAAACACCTCTTGCTTTCTCAAATGCCTGCTCAG GACTTACCTGTGATGGAAAGTATGCAATTGGCTctagaaaatattgtgaattcCATTTTTGATGGATCAAATGAATTTGGAGGGGGTAGTTCTGAAGTTCAGCTTGCACTGTGTAGAAtatttgaag GTTTACTCCAGCAACTGCTTTCTTTGAAATGGACTGAGCCAGCACTTGTGGAAGTACTCGGGCACTATTTAGATGCATTGGGTCCCTTTCTGAAGCATTTTCCTGCTGCAGTTGGTAGTGTCATCAATAAGCTATTTGAGCTCCTAAACTCACTTCCTTTCGTTGTTAAG GATCCTTCTACAAGTAGTGCACGGTATGCGAGGTTGCAGATTTGTACATCATTTATTCGAATAGCCAAAGCTGCTGACAAAAGTATTCTGCCTCACATGAAG GATATAGCAGACACCATGGCGCATATGCAAAGAGAAGGTTGTTTGCTCCGTGGTGAACATAATATTCTTGGGGAAGCATTTCTTGTAATGGCTTCTACTGCTGG GATTCAGCAGCAGCAAGAAGTTTTGGCATGGTTACTAAATCCGTTGAGCCAACAGTGGACACAACTTGAGTggcaaaataattatttgtctGAACCACTTGGTATGGTTCGCCTGTGCTCTGAGACAACAACTATGTGGTCAATTTTCCACACCGTGACATTCTTTGAGAAGGCACTTAAGAGGAGTGGACTGAGAAAAACGTattcaaatttacaaaacaACTTGACATCTAGCTCTAATCCTTTACACCCAATGGCTTCTCATCTGTCATGGATGCTGCCTCCTCTTTTAAAA CTTCTTCGTGCTGTAAATTCCCTTTGGTCTCCATCCATATCTCAAATGTTACCTGGAGAGATTAAAGCTGCAATGAGCATGACTGATGCTGAGCAATTCAGTCTCCTTGGGGAAGGGAATCCTAAATTGTCAAAGGGTGCATTAATTTTCACAGATGGATCTCATGCTGACATGGGTAAGGAAGGATATGCAGAGCCAAATGGGTCTGATGATATACGAAATTGGTTGAAAGGTATCAGAGACAGTGG GTACAATGTATTGGGCTTGTCAACAACCATTGGAGATTCATTTTTCAGAGGTACGGATCTACATTCTGTTGAGCTAGCCCTAGTGGAGAATATACAGTCAATGGAGTTCAGGCATATAAGGCAGCTTGTTCATTCAGTTTTGAttcttttggttaaattttgCCCTTCTGACTTGTGGGATGTCTGGCTGGAAAAGATTCTGCACCCATTATTTAACCACTCTCAGCAGGCTCTAAACTTCTCATGGTCCAGTCTTCTACGTGAAGGTAGAGCAAGGGTTCCAGATGTCCGTGGCATACTTGCTGGGTCAGACTTAAAAGTGGAAGTAATGGAAGAAAAGCTACTTCGAGATCTAACTCGTGAAATATGTTCACTCCTCTCCGCCATAGCTTGGCCACCTCTAAATACTGGCCTTCCTTCTCTAGAACAGTCTGGGCATGCAAGCCGTGTCGATACGTCTTCTCTTAAAGATTTAGATGCTTTCAGGTTGAGCTCTATGGTTGG TTTCCTTTGGACACACAAAGGTCTAGCCCTTCCAGCCTTAAGGATATGTCTAGAAGCTTTCACATGGACTGATGGTGAAGCTGTGACAAAAGTTTCCTCATTTTCTGCTGCTTTGGTTGTCCTAGCCATATCAACCAATAATGAGGAACTTCAAGCATTTGTTTCTAGAGATCTGTTTTCTGCAATTATCCGAGGGTTGGCCCTTGAGTCTAATGCTATTATCAGTGCAGATCTGGTTGGTCTCTGTCGTGAAATATTCATTTATCTCTGTGATAGAGATCCTGCTCCTAGGGAG GTGTTGCTCTCACTCCCTTATATCAAACCCCATGATTTGGCTGCTTTTGAAGAAGCTTTAACAAAGACATCTAGTCCTAAGGAACAGAAGCAGCATATGAAGAGCCTGCTTTTATTAGCTACTGGAAACAAGTTGAAAGCACTTGCTGCTCAGAAAAGTGTAAATGTTATTACAAATGTTTCAA CAAGGCCGCGCAATTTGGTAAATGCTCCAGAATCCAGATCTGATGATGGGGAAGTTGTGGGATTGGCAGCAATCTTGTGA
- the LOC126717264 gene encoding protein HASTY 1 isoform X2, whose protein sequence is MMLRWLPEDITVHNEDLEGDRRRLLLRGLTQSLPEILPLLYTLLDRHYGAAWSEAANQHVDIVKQHVAAVTATLNAVNAYAEWAPLPDLAKYGIIHGCGCLLSSPEFRLHACEFFKLVSPRKRPIDVSASEFDSAMSNIFQILMKVSGDFLDRSSSNAGSIDESEFEFAEYICESMVSLGSSNLQCIASDSALLPLYLQQMLGFFQHVKLGLHYHSLLFWLALMRDLMSKPKVVAHSTGDSSAVNSLSTGSGQVDNEKRKILSFVNDDICSAILDISFQRTLKREKVPPGTAFPLGALELWSDDFEGRGDFGQYRSRLLELVRFVASYKPLIAGAKVSERSIAIIKHLLLSQMPAQDLPVMESMQLALENIVNSIFDGSNEFGGGSSEVQLALCRIFEGLLQQLLSLKWTEPALVEVLGHYLDALGPFLKHFPAAVGSVINKLFELLNSLPFVVKDPSTSSARYARLQICTSFIRIAKAADKSILPHMKDIADTMAHMQREGCLLRGEHNILGEAFLVMASTAGIQQQQEVLAWLLNPLSQQWTQLEWQNNYLSEPLGMVRLCSETTTMWSIFHTVTFFEKALKRSGLRKTYSNLQNNLTSSSNPLHPMASHLSWMLPPLLKLLRAVNSLWSPSISQMLPGEIKAAMSMTDAEQFSLLGEGNPKLSKGALIFTDGSHADMGKEGYAEPNGSDDIRNWLKGIRDSGYNVLGLSTTIGDSFFRGTDLHSVELALVENIQSMEFRHIRQLVHSVLILLVKFCPSDLWDVWLEKILHPLFNHSQQALNFSWSSLLREGRARVPDVRGILAGSDLKVEVMEEKLLRDLTREICSLLSAIAWPPLNTGLPSLEQSGHASRVDTSSLKDLDAFRLSSMVGFLWTHKGLALPALRICLEAFTWTDGEAVTKVSSFSAALVVLAISTNNEELQAFVSRDLFSAIIRGLALESNAIISADLVGLCREIFIYLCDRDPAPREVLLSLPYIKPHDLAAFEEALTKTSSPKEQKQHMKSLLLLATGNKLKALAAQKSVNVITNVSTRPRNLVNAPESRSDDGEVVGLAAIL, encoded by the exons ATGATGCTGAGGTGGCTTCCTGAAGATATTACAGTTCACAATGAAGATTTGGAAG GTGATAGGCGTAGGCTCTTATTGCGAGGACTTACTCAATCTTTGCCTGAGATTTTGCCTTTATTATACACT TTACTAGATAGGCACTATGGAGCTGCATGGAGTGAAGCAGCTAATCAACACGTTGACATTGTAAAACAGCATGTAGCCGCAGTGACAGCTACTTTAAATGCTGTGAATGCATATGCCGAATGGGCTCCGTTGCCTGATCTTGCTAAATATGGCATAATTCATGG GTGTGGTTGCTTACTTTCTTCTCCTGAATTTCGTCTTCATGCTTGTGAGTTTTTCAAACTTGTCTCGCCAAG GAAGAGACCTATTGATGTCTCTGCCTCTGAATTTGATTCGGCAATGAGTAATATCTTTCAGATCTTGATGAAAGTCTCTGGAGATTTTTTGGACAGATCAAGCTCTAATGCTGGATCTATTGATGAAAGTGAATTTGAGTTTGCGGAATATATATGTGAGAGTATGGTGTCTTTGGGTTCTTCAAACTTGCAGTGTATAGCTAGTGATAGCGCCCTTCTTCCTCTTTATTTACAACAG ATGTTGGGGTTTTTTCAACACGTTAAGCTAGGTCTTCATTATCACTCCCTGCTCTTTTGGCTG GCACTAATGAGAGACTTAATGTCAAAGCCAAAGGTTGTTGCACATTCAACTGGAGACAGTTCAGCTGTGAATAGTCTGAGCACTGGTTCTGGGCAGGTTGATAATGAAAAGAGAAAGATCTTAAGTTTTGTGAATGATGATATTTGTAGTGCAATTCTGGATATATCTTTCCAGCGCACGctaaagagagaaaaggttCCTCCTGGAACAGCATTTCCGCTGGGGGCATTGGAGTTGTGGAGTGATGATTTTGAGGGCAGGGGTGATTTCGGCCAATATCGTTCAAGGCTG TTGGAGTTGGTCAGGTTTGTTGCTTCTTACAAGCCCCTCATAGCTGGTGCCAAAGTTTCTGAAAGATCTATTGCAATCATCAAACACCTCTTGCTTTCTCAAATGCCTGCTCAG GACTTACCTGTGATGGAAAGTATGCAATTGGCTctagaaaatattgtgaattcCATTTTTGATGGATCAAATGAATTTGGAGGGGGTAGTTCTGAAGTTCAGCTTGCACTGTGTAGAAtatttgaag GTTTACTCCAGCAACTGCTTTCTTTGAAATGGACTGAGCCAGCACTTGTGGAAGTACTCGGGCACTATTTAGATGCATTGGGTCCCTTTCTGAAGCATTTTCCTGCTGCAGTTGGTAGTGTCATCAATAAGCTATTTGAGCTCCTAAACTCACTTCCTTTCGTTGTTAAG GATCCTTCTACAAGTAGTGCACGGTATGCGAGGTTGCAGATTTGTACATCATTTATTCGAATAGCCAAAGCTGCTGACAAAAGTATTCTGCCTCACATGAAG GATATAGCAGACACCATGGCGCATATGCAAAGAGAAGGTTGTTTGCTCCGTGGTGAACATAATATTCTTGGGGAAGCATTTCTTGTAATGGCTTCTACTGCTGG GATTCAGCAGCAGCAAGAAGTTTTGGCATGGTTACTAAATCCGTTGAGCCAACAGTGGACACAACTTGAGTggcaaaataattatttgtctGAACCACTTGGTATGGTTCGCCTGTGCTCTGAGACAACAACTATGTGGTCAATTTTCCACACCGTGACATTCTTTGAGAAGGCACTTAAGAGGAGTGGACTGAGAAAAACGTattcaaatttacaaaacaACTTGACATCTAGCTCTAATCCTTTACACCCAATGGCTTCTCATCTGTCATGGATGCTGCCTCCTCTTTTAAAA CTTCTTCGTGCTGTAAATTCCCTTTGGTCTCCATCCATATCTCAAATGTTACCTGGAGAGATTAAAGCTGCAATGAGCATGACTGATGCTGAGCAATTCAGTCTCCTTGGGGAAGGGAATCCTAAATTGTCAAAGGGTGCATTAATTTTCACAGATGGATCTCATGCTGACATGGGTAAGGAAGGATATGCAGAGCCAAATGGGTCTGATGATATACGAAATTGGTTGAAAGGTATCAGAGACAGTGG GTACAATGTATTGGGCTTGTCAACAACCATTGGAGATTCATTTTTCAGAGGTACGGATCTACATTCTGTTGAGCTAGCCCTAGTGGAGAATATACAGTCAATGGAGTTCAGGCATATAAGGCAGCTTGTTCATTCAGTTTTGAttcttttggttaaattttgCCCTTCTGACTTGTGGGATGTCTGGCTGGAAAAGATTCTGCACCCATTATTTAACCACTCTCAGCAGGCTCTAAACTTCTCATGGTCCAGTCTTCTACGTGAAGGTAGAGCAAGGGTTCCAGATGTCCGTGGCATACTTGCTGGGTCAGACTTAAAAGTGGAAGTAATGGAAGAAAAGCTACTTCGAGATCTAACTCGTGAAATATGTTCACTCCTCTCCGCCATAGCTTGGCCACCTCTAAATACTGGCCTTCCTTCTCTAGAACAGTCTGGGCATGCAAGCCGTGTCGATACGTCTTCTCTTAAAGATTTAGATGCTTTCAGGTTGAGCTCTATGGTTGG TTTCCTTTGGACACACAAAGGTCTAGCCCTTCCAGCCTTAAGGATATGTCTAGAAGCTTTCACATGGACTGATGGTGAAGCTGTGACAAAAGTTTCCTCATTTTCTGCTGCTTTGGTTGTCCTAGCCATATCAACCAATAATGAGGAACTTCAAGCATTTGTTTCTAGAGATCTGTTTTCTGCAATTATCCGAGGGTTGGCCCTTGAGTCTAATGCTATTATCAGTGCAGATCTGGTTGGTCTCTGTCGTGAAATATTCATTTATCTCTGTGATAGAGATCCTGCTCCTAGGGAG GTGTTGCTCTCACTCCCTTATATCAAACCCCATGATTTGGCTGCTTTTGAAGAAGCTTTAACAAAGACATCTAGTCCTAAGGAACAGAAGCAGCATATGAAGAGCCTGCTTTTATTAGCTACTGGAAACAAGTTGAAAGCACTTGCTGCTCAGAAAAGTGTAAATGTTATTACAAATGTTTCAA CAAGGCCGCGCAATTTGGTAAATGCTCCAGAATCCAGATCTGATGATGGGGAAGTTGTGGGATTGGCAGCAATCTTGTGA
- the LOC126719309 gene encoding uncharacterized protein LOC126719309, translating to MELESKRLQSHIEGMNEDMSQLRHDNMKLEALLLEREEELTSLKEQLASQLKALNCQNTNLNCSVHSPVIAHETIGSEVINKRKQNEREQETRTPNSEDLCQEEDAEKEEGNSSFNQSKDVGLIAHAPEKELEDDKEIANEGPVKEGRTSPVDIDVTENLASSSQPLNKTNNSPWRMDLHALQVSYKIKRLKQQLLMLERLTGKQESLEDTESNANGQIGIKSFLALMSLLNKQHEHNLTASGGHSSTARPKEEIKALQKFLDETFQLQRHIVATGQKWVEIQSKIASGFVGVTEEINKIASFDMKRFADSVRTLFQEVQRGLEVRIARIIGDLEGTLTCERMIHLRR from the exons ATGGAACTAGAATCAAAGCGGCTGCAGTCCCATATTGAGGGAATGAATGAGGATATGTCACAGCTCAGACATgataatatgaaattggaaGCCTTGTTAttggagagagaagaagaattaaCTTCCTTAAAAGAGCAACTAGCATCACAATTGAAGGCCCTAAATTGCCAAAATACTAATTTAAATTGTTCTGTACATAGTCCAGTAATAGCCCATGAGACCATTGGCTCTGAAGTTATCAATAAGAGAAAACAGAATGAGAGAGAGCAAGAAACAAGGACTCCAAATTCGGAGGATTTGTGTCAAGAGGAAGATGctgagaaagaagaaggaaactcATCCTTTAACCAGTCCAAGGATGTAGGTTTAATAGCCCATGCTCCTGAAAAAGAGTTGGAAGATGATAAGGAAATTGCCAATGAGGGTCCTGTAAAAGAGGGAAGAACAAGTCCAGTGGATATTGATGTTACTGAAAACCTGGCATCATCTAGTCAGCCCTTGAATAAGACAAACAATTCTCCTTGGAGGATGGATCTTCATGCTCTTCAAGTTTcttataagatcaaaaggttgAAGCAGCAACTTCTAATGCTTGAGAGACTGACAGGGAAGCAAGAAAGCCTTGAAGATACAGAAAGCAATGCTAATGGGCAAATTGGTATCAAGAGTTTCCTTGCATTGATGTCTTTGCTGAATAAACAA cATGAGCATAATCTAACTGCGAGTGGTGGACATTCTAGTACAGCAAGACCAAAGGAAGAAATTAAAGCACTACAAAAATTCCTAGACGAAACATTTCAGCTGCAGAGACACATAGTTGCCACAGGACAGAAATGGGTGGAAATTCAATCCAAGATTGCTTCTGGATTTGTTGGGGTCACTGAAGAAATAAATAAGATTGCCAGCTTTGACATGAAACGCTTTGCTGACAGTGTCAGAACTCTCTTTCAGGAAGTTCAAAGGGGCCTTGAGGTTCGGATAGCTCGAATTATTGGAGATCTTGAGGGGACATTGACTTGTGAGAGGATGATACATTTAAGGAGGTAG